The window CCGCGGGAACTTGTTCTGACGCATTTAAGTTTTTCTCTAGAGTTGCTTAAGCAGATGCGAGATCAGGAAGTTGGTCCTAACATCTGCATATCAGCCTTCAACGACGCATTGGAAACATCTAAAAGAAACATCGCTTCTGCTGCTGAAGCGAATCCGATCTGTTGGCCTGGCCCTGAGACAATGTTGCTCGAGGATAATAGAAAAGAACATTTAATGGCGAAGAGGTATCTACCCAACGTGGACTGGAGCAGTGCAGAGAGCATCGAACCACTCAACTCGGTCCTCGAGAACTGTAAGCTTCCTTGTTTTGAAGATGACTTCACATGGTTAACACTAGGATGTGCTTCTGGTGCTGAGATAGAGAACCATACGCAACGGCTCGAGGGATGCGTAGTTGAGTACTTGACACAGACGAGCAATCTCATGGGAGACTCATTAGCCAGCAAAGAAGCAAGAGTAATGCTACAGAGAAACGCTACCCTCGAACTCCATAACTCAAGCTACTACCATGTTATTCCGAGATGGATCGGGATCTTCCAGAGGATCTTCAACTGGCGGATAATGGGTGTGCTAGATTCGTCGTCTTCCTCAGCTTACGTACTGAAGTCAGATCTCACCATGTCAGCTTCAAGCTATGCTGTTAAGTTCTTGTCTGAAGATTCATTTTCTCGTCCAAATCTTCCATTGCTCCACGAAATGGTCCTAATCAGCTGCACCCCCTTGAAGTCGTCTCCTAAAGTAGAATCTGTTCAGACAGAGAGGCTTGTTGATGATCACAGAGACATAGATGAGTCAATGTTGGAGAAGACTAGAGAAGCTTCGAGAAGGATTGATATGATGATAACCGAGGATGATGAGTTAgctgttaaaagaaaaaaagctgCGGAGAAGAAAACGGTGAAGGATAGAGATAGCGAGAGATTAAATGAACTGTTGGAGAAATGTAACTTGGTACAGAACAGCATAGCAGAGAAGCTCTGCATTTACTTTTGAACTTTCTTCGTCCCTTTTGTCGTTGATGTTGGTGTTACTTTAACTTGCTATATATGCTTGAATCTGTGACATAGAAAGAGTACAGAAGAAACAACCATCATCATTCATTACACAGGTTTTTTAACTGTACAGTGATAATTGTGATATCATCTGTTTCCTATTCTCTTGCTCTAACCACAGTTTGTATGATTCCGctttgaaaacaaacaaaatttttttttgacaaatcgATGACTTACTTTTCTCGTTTCATTTTCCTTCTGTAACGGGTCGGGTATCTCAAACATTTTCCTGACCCGGTAAGCTTTCACGAAAGTATCGTTACTTTCAGTTAATAGATAGCTTAATGGGCGTGATGTCTCTAATGGGCCTTTCTTACACATAGATTTACTATCACTTAAGTCTTCAACTGAAAGTTTGGCTTAATGGGCTTTATGATAATTAGGATAATGATAGAACACTTTACATACCCAAAAGTAAGGAATCGTAGGACCTAGTTAAAGACAGTGGCCCCATATCCATCACTCCTTTGCGTGACAGCTACGTTTCTTCGGTTTGGGGTCTTCttcatttattttcatatatagaTAGTACTAAAAGAAGCAACTTGTCTGTCTTTAGACAGTAAAGCACATGCACGCGCAAAAATTCTTGCACTGCACTCAAACACAAGCATAGAATATTCAATATTCTGCAGTCTTTTACGATATATCTCCCCTCCCACGAATGCCCTTTATTTAAGCTCTCTTTTTATCacatgtattttattaattaaactatTCTTTTAGCATATTGAGTCGGTTTCGATTTTCAGTTTTCTTTGCAAATATTTTTACTTGAACTTGAAAAAACTGTCACAATAACTCGTGTTGGTGTAAGCACGCATCTCTGATCTCTTTTTCGTTTTTGGAAAGCCAACAAGCCTTTTGTATTTGAAGCACTTTAGTAATCCAAAGACTTTCAATAGGTTTGGTTAATACATTTATACCAAATTAAGTGAAGAGACTTGAAATATCTAGAtctatttaaaaagaaaacatttgtttttttcttatcgAACTACATGAAAACCGTATGCTTTACAATTTTAGAACAAAgttgttattctaattttagaactttataaaaaaaaccgCCGGCACAATCAACTAAACGACAGCAAAGCAAATTGATTAGCACAATCTAAAAAGTCTCCCCAATTTAATCAGACAACcggcttctcttcttctctattTCATAGGAAATAGATTTTTTGTGACAAAAGATTGTGTGGAAAACACTCCGAACTTCAATCTCTTCCTCACATTCCTACTGCTAATAAAACAAGCCTCTCCTCAAAACCCTTTATTCTAGCCCCTCCCCTACCAATGGCTCCTCTATTAACTATTCatctttttaaattgtaataaaccttttttaaaaaaccaaaaaataaaaataaaagacttTACCTGAGAATTAGGTTCAGGATGGCCTCAAGGAGCCTCTCCTACACACAACTCCTAGGCCTCCTGTCCTTTATCCTCCTCTTGTTCACAACCTCCTCAACCGCGGTTCGTGTTGGAGTCATTCTCCATAAGCCCTCTGCTCCAACCCTTCCTGTATTCAGAGAAGCCCCAGCTTTTAGAAACGGTGATCAATGTGAGGCTGATAAGATTCATATAGCCATGACTCTAGACACAAACTACCTCCGTGGAACAATGGCTGCCGTCTTGTCTCTCCTACAACATTCAACTTGTCCTGAAAACCTCTCTTTTCATTTCCTCTCCCTTCCTCACTTCGAAAACGACCTCTTCTCCAGCATCAAATCAACTTTTCCTTACCTAAACTTCAAGATTTATACGTTCGATCCAAACCTAGTCCGCAGCAAAATCTCCAAGTCCATCAGACAAGCACTTGATCAACCTCTAAACTACGCGAGAATCTACCTCGCGGATATCATTCCTACCAGCGTCGACAGGATCATATACCTAGACTCGGACCTTGTCGTGGTCGACGACATAGAGAAGCTATGGCATGTAGAGATGGAAGGTAAAGTCGTGGCAGCTCCCGAGTACTGCCACGCGAACTTCACCTACTATTTCACAAAAGCTTTCTGGTCGGACCCGGAACTAGTCAAAGTCCTTGAAGGTAAACGCCCGTGTTATTTCAACACGGGCGTTATGGTCGTGGACGTTGGTAAATGGAGGAGAGGGATGTACACACAGAAGGTAGAAGAGTGGATGACGGTACAGAAGCAGAAGAGGATATACCATTTGGGATCATTGCCTCCGTTCTTGCTGATATTCGCCGGAGATATAAAAGCTGTTGATCACCGGTGGAACCAGCATGGTCTAGGAGGTGATAATTTTGAAGGGAAATGTAGAACGTTGCATCCAGGTCCGATAAGTCTTCTTCATTGGAGTGGGAAAGGGAAGCCATGGTTGAGATTAGATTCAAGAAAGCCTTGTATTGTTGATCATCTTTGGGCTCCGTATGATTTGTATCGTTCGTCAAGACATTCATTAGAAGAGTAGaggcaaacaaaaaaatataaagaagatGGCACATATATATACTAGGAGATGGAGAAGATCCATGCATGGAGCGATCGAAGAGAGCCAAAAAACACGTGTagcaaaaaaagagaaaccaaGAGAGAAAGATTTTGTAACACACACTCCTAATGTAAACAAGACGTTGTGCATATTGAGCTTGGTAGTGGGATGAGATATCATGCATATGGACATTTTTTTCCTCCTTCGtttcatgtttgttttgttcTACCTCTCTTTGCTTCGACGTGTAATATTGTATATAGGGTAGTATTACTGCGAAACTGGAGGATTGAATTCATTCTTTATTAATTCAAATGTCTAGTATGTGATTATGTTAGAAACCGTAAAAGGGTCATTATATATAATCTGCTTCTCCTCAAACCCTAGTTGAGGTATAGAAGAAATGTTACCAGGATAAAATCATGCACGTCTCGATTTACCTAGGTGTAAAAGGAGTAACTGTAAGAGATTCCGAGCTTGCTATGCTGCTTCACTGAATTAAAATCAAAGCAGTTGACTGTTCTTCACTGATTTAAACCTTCTCTTTGATAGGGCAACTTTAAGCAGCCATAAACTTGAATTTGGTTTACCCTGGTTTAGTAGTATTTTTGGTTTACTATTATACTAAGAAATGTTAAACCAAAAGTTTAAAGCGGCTTAACCATATGGTTGAAGGTTATGGCGGCAACGGATAAAAAAGGGAGATTTGCTTTGCTTTGATTACttctcattctctctctctcctctgctTCTGTCTAtctatcttcttctccttcattgtAATCCTCAGATTGTATTCTCTCTCGTTCAATCATAAACCCTTTAGACCATTTCCAATGTATTTccttattttttcctctaaaatagaaatattctaTAATAGAAAAAGATTTGTCTCCAATGTATTCATCTAAAAAGCAATCCCATATAACTTTTAAAAGATGACATgaaatatattaacaaatttgCTCAACTGTCCAAAGTGCTATggaatgaaaacaaaattttatattttttgtcttatttaaatttaagtGAAGTGTGCATTATTTTCGAgggtttattatatatatatatatgaatatatatatatataattattttttgtaccCACACCATGGATTAATATCTAACttttatcaattatattttagttatggAGATACAATACATCATATCAATGAAAACATGTACAATAGTGTCCAAAGTCTCCTTGCCTACCGTCTGCATCCCTACAATTGCAACGAGTATAGTAGTCGTCTCCTTcttcgttcagaacttcatagAAGCATTGCTTGGCAGCTATGGTTGGATCTTCATGGCATATCCCCTTCGTAAGGTGGACAACAATTTCAGGGGCATGATCTTTTGCCTCcactattttatatatcaacAACAAACGATTAGCTGGTGGATGAGAAAACTGATAATACAATAAATACAAGTTTGTATAAAACATTTTCCATCACAATGTTTTTTAATTACGTGAGTAACCAAtcggaaaaaatatatatatatatatatatatatatatatattaccttTTGTATTATGCAGCACGAAGAACATGAGAACACAAGAAACTACAAACAAAGTAGCAGATTTCATGatgcaaaatttaataaatgactttTATGCTTTCTTGTGTGAATTGTTTTGTTTAGTTCGTGCTGAATATTTTCTCATCACCattgtttgtatatatatatatatatatggagacACACAAAGATATTTTATATCCTTAGTCATTACATTAGAATTATATTTGACCAAATTAATTGCGCAATTAAgagtcaaaacaaaaatatttatgtatattattatttgataagTGAATTTGCTGATTTGTCACTTTCTATATAATTTTAGGCTTAGTCAATAGTTttcacaaatatatattattatatatattttaataataaacagTTTTGGAAACATGGTCATATATTACAATATTTCAGATATAcaatatttgatattattttatttattattatataaaaattacatttGATTTTAGGTGAGTCaataattttaagaatttttttttcataaataaattttaataatattatatattagataataaccagttttaagaaaactatGATAATTATCATCTCTATTatcttattaatattatataagaaGATTCTTCTCTTATATGTCATGCAaagatcatatatttttatttatttaaaaagttatatatttttgaattttgttcaTATAATCTCATCGATGTCATATAcagtttattattttaatttattagtgtttagtttaaaaataagttttctaacaattttaaattatgcTAATATGTATTACCACAAAAACTCATGTTTATTTTCGATCAATACCAAAGCAATACTCGTCGTATGAGAAATATACAAAGAAACAAActtacaaagaaaaaattatgaatgttttaaaacaaaagagATCTCCTAAACATGTTCTAAATATTGGTGgaattattgatttattgtaaattaaaattttaataaataaaacaatcctTATTTTAttgctatatatattttgttgttatttggaaataatattttctattataaagttaaaatttataattaaatgttaattaaacaaaaacatttgtataaagatttttaaaagatttttagtATGTgagtattttaaaagttttgactCAGTGATAagcatataaattttttttgatgagAAACTTcgtcatataaaaaaaattgatgtttgatttaattttttcaagAACATTTGAATTAATCAagtataaactaataaatattcgtAAGATGATTATGCCCACATGTGCAGACAAAAcatttagtttattattattataataatctaATGAAGATATATAAACATGTTTaggtaataaatattttttctctaCTTTTATGCATCCTTTGATATTCTAGTAATAATTACATATAGATTCTGATCTGGGATTTTAAAGCATGAattttctataataaaatataatttacaatgcatttagttaaaattaaataattaactatAAACAAACTTTTTGAATGAaatggatttgaaaatattttaaaaaaaaaactcaaaaaccaACAGAAATGAGGCTAATAAATTTGCAAAACAATAACAATCAATTTTGGAAACGTACTAACCAATAATAATGAATTGTACAAAGAATCTAGAACCAATAACAATAAAATCCcgaatttttttaaagttcatatACCAATTTCGTTAATTTCCGGTTTTTGGGTTTGATCTCGGTCTTATTAAACCGATTCAATCCTAATTTCCCGGTTCGTCAAACCGTGCACATGAAGTTTATGGGAAAATGGATTAAATGGATACTTTCATTTGTTAGTGTCTGATTATGTAATTTCCAGAAACTTCTCCTCTCTACTTCCTTGGGCACACACACAAgcacagaggaagaagatagtcaaatcacaaaaaaaaaaaaaaactctgaaaTCAAACTATGTCGTGCTTAGCTTGTTGCTGTGCGTCGGCGACGTGTGGGCTGTGCTCGTCGGTGGCTTCCGGGATCTCGAGGAAATCGGCGAGGATCGCTTATTGTGGCCTCTTCGGTGCCTCCCTTGTCGTCTCTTGGATCCTCCGCGAGACCGCCGCTCCGCTCCTCGAGAAATTATCTTGTACGTTCGTTTAATTCTCCATCTGGGTTTGTAGAAAGTAGGATCCTTTTAGCTTAAGAGAGACTCGATGATTGAAATTGAAACCATCGATTTCGTAATTAGGTTTTCTCTGTTTCTAGAAAGTTCGTTTCTTTGTAGCTGCAAACAGATTGATATGTGAATCTCTGTTGTTTTTGGGGCAGGGATAAACACTTCGGATTCATATACTAAAGAATGGTATCAGCAGCAAGCTGTTCTTCGTGTGAGCTTTGGGAACTTCCTCTTCTTTGCCATTTACGCTTTGGTCATGATTGGTGTCAAAGATCAGAACGATAGGCGTGACTCGTGGCATCATGGTGGATGGCCTGTGAAGATGATTGTGTGGTTTCTGCTTGTTGTCCTTATGTTCTTTGTTCCAAATGAAATCATCTCAATCTATGGTACTTTCTCAGTAATTTTTAGTTTATGAGCTTGGGATTATATATTATGCTAGTTGTGTGATTATATATTATTGTGTATAGCTTAAAATAACACAAAGAAGTTgatgtaaatgtttttttatctattttgttAAGTTTTCGAAACTATCACTTGATGAGCTtttgtttctatatatatagataaggGCATATATGCGGTTAATTTCAGTGCTTATACATTCTTTTAGGAATCTTATCAAAGTTTGGTGCTGGAGCATTTCTGCTGGTTCAAGTGGTCTTGTTGCTAGATGCTACGCATAACTGGAATGATTCTTGGGTCGAGAAGGATGAAAGGAAGTGGTATCTTCAACCTGCCCTGTGTTTTATACCATTATCCTTTTATTTAGCCTTTTTTGAAGTTCGATCGATGATAAATTTCTGGCATAATGGTTTTCTTTATGTAGGTATGTCGCTCTGCTTGTCATATCTATCGTGTGTTACATTGCCACATACGCCTTCTCAGGAGTCCTGTTTATGTGGTTCAACCCGTCTGGTCATGACTGTGGACTAAATGTTTTCTTCATCGTCATGACGATGATCCTTGCCTTTGTTTTCGCCATCGTTGCCTTACATCCTGCGGTGAATGGCAGCCTTTTACCGGCATCGGTTATATCTGTTTACTGTGCTTATGTCTGTTACACGGGTCTCTCTAGCGAACCACACGATTACGTGTGCAATGGACTTAACAGATCCAAGGCAGTGACGGCTAGTACCCTAACGCTCGGAATGCTCACTACAGTTCTCTCTGTTCTCTATTCCGCACTCAGAGCTGGCTCTTCCACCACATTCCTCTCACCACCATCATCTCCCAGAGCAGGTACTTCCTCAAACTCCTCAATACGCTTAGGCATTAGTTTCTTCTGTTTTGCTTGAAATGTTGTGTCCAGGTGGGAAGGAGGCATTGTTAGAAGACCCTGAGGATGGGAAGAAGAACGGTGAAGCAGAGGCACGGCCTGTGAGTTACTCATACTCTTTCTTCCATATAATCTTTGCGCTGGCGAGCATGTACGCGGCAATGCTTCTCTCGGGATGGACTGACTCGTCAGAGAGTGCGTCTCTGATCGACGTGGGATGGACCTCTGTTTGGGTCAAGATTTGCACCGGTTGGGCCACGGCTGCACTCTACATCTGGA is drawn from Brassica rapa cultivar Chiifu-401-42 chromosome A05, CAAS_Brap_v3.01, whole genome shotgun sequence and contains these coding sequences:
- the LOC103854467 gene encoding probable galacturonosyltransferase-like 4; translation: MASRSLSYTQLLGLLSFILLLFTTSSTAVRVGVILHKPSAPTLPVFREAPAFRNGDQCEADKIHIAMTLDTNYLRGTMAAVLSLLQHSTCPENLSFHFLSLPHFENDLFSSIKSTFPYLNFKIYTFDPNLVRSKISKSIRQALDQPLNYARIYLADIIPTSVDRIIYLDSDLVVVDDIEKLWHVEMEGKVVAAPEYCHANFTYYFTKAFWSDPELVKVLEGKRPCYFNTGVMVVDVGKWRRGMYTQKVEEWMTVQKQKRIYHLGSLPPFLLIFAGDIKAVDHRWNQHGLGGDNFEGKCRTLHPGPISLLHWSGKGKPWLRLDSRKPCIVDHLWAPYDLYRSSRHSLEE
- the LOC103854465 gene encoding probable serine incorporator; translation: MSCLACCCASATCGLCSSVASGISRKSARIAYCGLFGASLVVSWILRETAAPLLEKLSWINTSDSYTKEWYQQQAVLRVSFGNFLFFAIYALVMIGVKDQNDRRDSWHHGGWPVKMIVWFLLVVLMFFVPNEIISIYGILSKFGAGAFLLVQVVLLLDATHNWNDSWVEKDERKWYVALLVISIVCYIATYAFSGVLFMWFNPSGHDCGLNVFFIVMTMILAFVFAIVALHPAVNGSLLPASVISVYCAYVCYTGLSSEPHDYVCNGLNRSKAVTASTLTLGMLTTVLSVLYSALRAGSSTTFLSPPSSPRAGGKEALLEDPEDGKKNGEAEARPVSYSYSFFHIIFALASMYAAMLLSGWTDSSESASLIDVGWTSVWVKICTGWATAALYIWTLIAPLILPDREFY